In Armatimonadota bacterium, the genomic stretch GCGCGCGTGAGCACGAGGCGCGTCCATTCGCGGTAACGGCCCTTCAACGGCACCTTTCGACCGAACACGGAGCCGTTGGCGGCGATGAGTTTGATCTCAAGGTCGCAGGTAACCCCATCGTTCTTGACGGAGAAGACGAATGGATTCGATTGCTCATACGCGGCCGGCGTGGCGGTGCGAATCTCCACCCAACTATGATCCGTGGAGAGGGTGTACGTGACCGCGATCGAACCGCGCCCGTCAACCTGGCTGTCCTTGATGCCGATCGAGCTTCCGGCGTCGGAGGAGGTTACCCAGCCTGCCACGCGCCCGGCGGACGGCCAAGCTGCCTGCTCGGCCGCTCGCGCCGGCGGCGACAGGAGCGATACCACCTGCAGCAGGAGCACTGCGCACAACCTGATTTGAAACAGCATCAGCGGCCCCCTGTGTGATCAGTTGGTTGCACCGTCCTGTGCCCGGATGCGGGAAGGGCGCAAAGGATGTCTCCTATGCGCCCTCGTCTCAGTTCCATAACCCGTCACGCTACCCGGCTTTTCAAGTACTCTTCCTCGGCGCGGTCCAAGTCTTTCTCGTGGACAACGGGCTCCGCGGGTTCCTTCGCTTTGACAGGTTTAGCTCCAGTGGCCGGTTCCAGGTCCTTTTCGCCTACGATAATCGTGTATTGAAGGTGGAATTCCCGTTCTTGGTCGCTCAGTTTGCTCCGGGCATCCTGCGAGATGCTGTCCAGCCATTTCGCCTGCATGGCTGTTTCGATCTCCGTGTGGCGGATCGCGTTTTTCTCGGGGAGCGTTTCACGGTCAACAGTAACGCAGACCTCCTCCGGTGAGTAGACTTTCGCCACCACGCCGCTGAGCCCGGCGTAGTGCGGGAAGTAGGCGTTTTCTTTGATATCCTTGGCCGTCTGCTCGCGCGTGACGACGCGAACGCGGTCTCCAGTTTTGATTCCTGTCATACGATCCCTTTTCCCATCTGATAGCTATTGTCTTCACCATCATGATAGAGGGCTGAGCGCGCCCGAACAAAACCACGATGACGGCCAGCCTCTGTGGCGCAGTCTACGGATTGGCCTGTTCCAGGCTCTTGAGCGCCCGGTCGAGGTCCTTCAACGCCGCGCCATACCTGGCCCAGTCGCCGGCCCTTTGCGCAGCCTGTGCCTTGTTCCACGCCCGCGTCGCCCTCTGGACCATCGCCCTGGTTCCGACTTTCGCGGTTGATGCCGGGCCGGCCGCCGGGGCGGTCTCGATGGTTCCGCCTGTGGACATCGTGCCGGCGCCGAAGATGTTGTTCAGGGCTTCGCCCAGCGTGCCCGCCATCTCAACGCGGTCCCCGTAGGCGACGATCACCCGGACAAGTTCCGCGCGGCTGTTCCCCTGATTCTCCGATTGCACGTAGAGGGGCTGGACGTAGAGCAGGCTCTTCTCCAGCGGTATGGTGAGCATGTTTCCCAGCACAACCTGGGAGCCCTGCTGGTTCAGCAGGGTCAGTTCCTTGGAGATGTCCGGCTTCTGGAGGATGCTGGCGTCCATCTGGCTGGGACCGAGCGGCAGGTTGTCGATCGGGAAGCGGTAGGTCACGATGTCGGCGTAAGATCGCTGGTCACACCGCGCGGCCATCCAGGCGATCATGTTATTCTTCGCGCGGGGGGTGAACGGCCGGATCATCACCATCTCCTGGCGCTTCTCGCCCGGAAGGCGCATGATCACGTAATAGGCCTCCATACTTTCGCTCACCTGCTGTCCAATGGGGCCGCGCGCGGCGTTCGGGAGATCCCACGCGTCCTCCTTGGTGAAGAAGGTCTTCGCGTCCGTCATGTGATAGGTCAGGTATTTGCGCGACTGGATGTTGAAGAGGTCTTCCGGATACCGGATGTGATTGTGAAGCTGAGCCGGCATCGAGGATATCGGTTTGAACATGCCGGGGAAGATCCGGGAGTATGCCCTTAGGATCGGATCGCCCGGGTCCGCCTCGTAGAACGTCACCGTTCCGTCGTACGCGTCAACGGCGATCTTCACGCTGTTACGGATATAATTGAAGTCGCCGGTGCTCTCGCTGTACGGATAGCGATCGGACACCGTGTAGGCATCCTGCAGCCAGATAATGCGTCCATCCGCGACCACCGGGTACGGATCCTGGTCGAGCGACAGGAACGGCGCGATGGTGCTGATGCGCTCGCCTATCTCCCGTCGGATCATCAGGCGGCTGTCCGACGTGATGAACCGGCTCAACAGGAAGTTCTGGTCTCCGAGATACGCGGAAAGGACGAGGCGGGACAGACCGCCGCCGATGCGGATGCCTGCCTTGCCGTCGTAGGAGGAATAGACATCCGGCGAGCCGGGATAGTCCAGTTCCTTGGTATTTCCGTCAACAACGGCCCAGTCCTGCCGGGACTCGCCGAAATAGATGCGCGGCTGAGTGAGGGACAGGTCCGTGGATGTCGTGGGCGGGATGCCTTTCATCAGGAAAGTCGGCTGGTTGTCGCCGGACACTTCGTTCACGGGGCTCATGCATACGCCAAACCCGTGCGTATAGACCAGGTGGATATTCTGAAAGGACTTGGCCTGGGACGGCAGGAGCGCCTGATTCATCTCCCGCGCGGCCACCAGCACCTGGCGATACTTGCCATTGATGGTGTAGCGATCGACGTCCACGGAGTTGAAAACATAGTACGGCTTGATTTCCTGCAACTGGCGGTACGCCTGGACGGCGATGTTGTAGTCCCACAGGCGCGCATTATCGATGGTCTGCGAGTTTCGCCGGATGAGGCCGGCCGACATGTCGTTGTGGATCGGAAATTCGGTGATCCGTGTCGCGTCCAGGTTGTAGGCGCGACGCGTGAACTCGATGTTGTTCTCGATGAATGGCTCCTGCGCGGTGAACTCGTTGGGCTTCACGCGAACCTGGTCCACAATGCCCGGATACACGGTTCCGCCCGCGAAAGACACCGCAACCAGCAGAACGAGCGCTCCAAAGCCCCACGTGACCTTCCGGAATGCCAGTTGCGCCACCCAGACAATCGCCGCAAAGACGCTGAGGGCCAGAAGAAGGTACAGCACAGGCAGTAGCGCGTGAACGTCCGCATAGCCTGCCCCGGCGGAAACCACGTCGGACGAGGCATAGAGCAGGTCGTAACGCTGCAGGTAATAGGAATACGCCTTCACGAGGAGCGCCAACGCGACGAGCGCGCTGATGTGCTTCGCCGCCTGAGGGGGTATTCGCCTTCCCAACAGGAGCCAGCCCCGGACCGGGTCGTAGTACTGGGCGGCGGTGACCGCGTAGGCGAACGTCACGCCGATGAGAGTGAGAATCAGCGCGGAGAGGGCGAATCCGACGGCAAACGACTGAAACGGCAGCTGGAAGACATAATAGCCCACATCATTCTTGAATAGAGGGTCCAGCACGTTGAACGGAGCGGCAGCTTTGTAGAGCAGGAAAGACTCGTACTGTCCGGAGGCGGTTGCGCCCGCAAGCAAGGCAAGCACGAGGGCACCGCCATACAGGAGCGGCCCCAGAGTGCGCCGCGCCACCATCTCAACCTGCCCACGGAGATCCACGGGGATCGCGGGCGGGGGGAGCATTTTGAGCGCGAGGTAAACGTTGGGAAGCGCGATGGCCAGAAAGAGGACGGCGAAAACGATGCCCAGTCCCCACTGCGCCTGAAGCAGCGTCCAGAAGACCTGCGTATAGCCGACCTCGCCGAACCAGCGCCAGTCGACCCAGAAATTGACGAGACGTCCACCCAGCAGCAGAAGGATCAGGGCGATGGCCATCACCCAGGTCCACCCACGAGATGGGCGCGACGGCTGCGGAGCCGGCCTGCCGGGACGATTCACGCCGTGCGGGATGCGATCCATTGTGCCAACCTCCTCAGTGCTTCTCTCTCCCCGCCGTCGGGCAGCGAATTGAGCGACTCAACCGCGGCTTCGGTGCATTTATCGGCCGCCGCACGCGCGCGGTCCAGCGCCCCTGACCGGATGACCAGGGACCGAACCCGTGTGAACGCAGCGTTCGAGCAATCTCCATGCGCCAGTACGTCAACGAGGCGCCTGGACGTTTCATCGCGTGCCTGCAGCGCCACGATGACCGGGAGAGTGTACTTCCCCTCACGGAAATCCGCCCCGACGTCCTTGCCGGTCTCGCGTGTGTCGCCCACGTAGTCGAGCAGATCGTCGGTCATCTGGAACACGAGGCCGATCTGTTTGCCATATTGCGACAGAGCGTCAAGCGCCGGTTCGTCTGCGTTGGCCACGAGACCGCCCACGCGACAGCAGGACGACAGAAAATGCGCCGTCTTGCAGTTTATGATTTCCAGGTAGTCGTCCACGGAAATCTCCAGGTCACCCCTCTTGGATGCCTGAAGCACCTCGCCTTCGCAGAGACGCGTTGTCACCTCGCTGAACACACTCATGACGTCCTTGCGGCCGTAGTCGCTGAGCAGGTTGAAGGCCCGGCTGAGAATATAGTCGCCGGCGAAAACCGCGACCTTCGGGTCCCACCTGCGGCAAACCGTGAGGCGGCCCCTGCGCATCGGGGAAGCGTCCATGATGTCGTCGTGAAGCAGCGTGGCGGTATGGATCATCTCCACCGCGGCGGCGGCGGGGAGCAAGTCCTGCGTGCCGGCGCCCAACAGGCGTCCGCACAGCATCACCAGGGCCGGACGAAGCCGCTTGCCGCCTGAATCGAGTGCGTACCGGCAGACAGATGCCATGAGCGGATCGTCCGAGGCGAGTTGCGAACGAAGAAACTCCTCCACCTCCGCCATATGCTCGTCGGCGCGCGATACCATTTCAACGGAGGTCATTTGGTGACTCCCGGCTTCGTACCAACGTGGATTGCCACGATCCCGCCCGTCAGGTTCACGATCCGGATGTCGGTCAGACCGGCGGAGCGCATGATGTCGGAGAGCCCATCGCGATCGACGAACGCGGCGAGCGAAGCGGGCAGATAGGCGTAGTTCCGCTTTCGCGGGTGGACCATTCGGGCCATCGTCGGCAGCATCTTGTTGAAATAGACGAAATACAGGGCGCGGAACGGCGGCCAAATGGGTCTCGCAAGCTCGAGGCAAACAACCCGTCCGCCGGGCCGCACAACGCGGGTCATCTCGACGAAACAGCGCTTCAGATCCATCACATTGCGGGTGCCGAACGCGATGGTGGACGCGTCGAATGCGCTGTCGGCGAAGGGCAAGTCCATGGCGTCGCCCTCGATCATCGGAACGGGCGCGCGGAGTTCCTGGTTTCGCTTTCGTCCCAGTTCCAGCATGGGCAGGCAGAAATCCGTGCCAACCACGAGTCCCTGAACTCCCGTGTGGCGCAGCAGCTCG encodes the following:
- a CDS encoding UPF0182 family protein, which produces MDRIPHGVNRPGRPAPQPSRPSRGWTWVMAIALILLLLGGRLVNFWVDWRWFGEVGYTQVFWTLLQAQWGLGIVFAVLFLAIALPNVYLALKMLPPPAIPVDLRGQVEMVARRTLGPLLYGGALVLALLAGATASGQYESFLLYKAAAPFNVLDPLFKNDVGYYVFQLPFQSFAVGFALSALILTLIGVTFAYAVTAAQYYDPVRGWLLLGRRIPPQAAKHISALVALALLVKAYSYYLQRYDLLYASSDVVSAGAGYADVHALLPVLYLLLALSVFAAIVWVAQLAFRKVTWGFGALVLLVAVSFAGGTVYPGIVDQVRVKPNEFTAQEPFIENNIEFTRRAYNLDATRITEFPIHNDMSAGLIRRNSQTIDNARLWDYNIAVQAYRQLQEIKPYYVFNSVDVDRYTINGKYRQVLVAAREMNQALLPSQAKSFQNIHLVYTHGFGVCMSPVNEVSGDNQPTFLMKGIPPTTSTDLSLTQPRIYFGESRQDWAVVDGNTKELDYPGSPDVYSSYDGKAGIRIGGGLSRLVLSAYLGDQNFLLSRFITSDSRLMIRREIGERISTIAPFLSLDQDPYPVVADGRIIWLQDAYTVSDRYPYSESTGDFNYIRNSVKIAVDAYDGTVTFYEADPGDPILRAYSRIFPGMFKPISSMPAQLHNHIRYPEDLFNIQSRKYLTYHMTDAKTFFTKEDAWDLPNAARGPIGQQVSESMEAYYVIMRLPGEKRQEMVMIRPFTPRAKNNMIAWMAARCDQRSYADIVTYRFPIDNLPLGPSQMDASILQKPDISKELTLLNQQGSQVVLGNMLTIPLEKSLLYVQPLYVQSENQGNSRAELVRVIVAYGDRVEMAGTLGEALNNIFGAGTMSTGGTIETAPAAGPASTAKVGTRAMVQRATRAWNKAQAAQRAGDWARYGAALKDLDRALKSLEQANP
- a CDS encoding polyprenyl synthetase family protein, producing the protein MTSVEMVSRADEHMAEVEEFLRSQLASDDPLMASVCRYALDSGGKRLRPALVMLCGRLLGAGTQDLLPAAAAVEMIHTATLLHDDIMDASPMRRGRLTVCRRWDPKVAVFAGDYILSRAFNLLSDYGRKDVMSVFSEVTTRLCEGEVLQASKRGDLEISVDDYLEIINCKTAHFLSSCCRVGGLVANADEPALDALSQYGKQIGLVFQMTDDLLDYVGDTRETGKDVGADFREGKYTLPVIVALQARDETSRRLVDVLAHGDCSNAAFTRVRSLVIRSGALDRARAAADKCTEAAVESLNSLPDGGEREALRRLAQWIASRTA
- the ubiE gene encoding bifunctional demethylmenaquinone methyltransferase/2-methoxy-6-polyprenyl-1,4-benzoquinol methylase UbiE, which produces MMSVTAPVIDIPEGREKARFVHGLFSQIAPTYDLLNRTLSMGQDQHWRRVAAREANLKPGGKALDVATGTGDLARELLRHTGVQGLVVGTDFCLPMLELGRKRNQELRAPVPMIEGDAMDLPFADSAFDASTIAFGTRNVMDLKRCFVEMTRVVRPGGRVVCLELARPIWPPFRALYFVYFNKMLPTMARMVHPRKRNYAYLPASLAAFVDRDGLSDIMRSAGLTDIRIVNLTGGIVAIHVGTKPGVTK